The genomic interval gcgtcattcaaatagtccctattcttttactttattcttattcttagtcttcgactcgtcggcattatacttgtctggtctaaatatcggaccccattgctacgattaaaacacaatagcgtttatatagctattctgacattacattctgtgttaaaatcatgtttttgtcagcaacaaggaccagaatggtccatgtcgttgatagcagacgacggttccctttccgcatgaagccacggaaataaccgaacattgaaaaacccacggacatgtattacggagaaaactcgggataaccggatgtttagaattacgtcaatatgctaggaatcatgacgtcatgacgtatcgtgcttgcctacgtagattgtatatgttcgaaagtctgacttctgttgtgaattcgcgtggtgaagactgcggtaaatctgtagatgataagagaacaaggattgtctcagaagaaacgactaaatgtttcagaccggtaacttcatttcaacattgcactatataatggacgttctatgtgacaggagagtttgctgattttgtgtatcgtctgctagaatcagagataggtcgcttcagattgcagcttctggaaatttgcaaggtttgttgcctgttaaagaactggattttacacgtacagtaagcaacaacaaaaacacacacaaagcaaatggcatcgtctgtcgactagtcacagaaacaaacctggcgaggtatgcgtgtacttcatacacgtcagccattgttgttacagttttgagtcaacgttgtacgtattcttccgcaacagggtccaatcgtctgggtttcaaatgttctaaaaataaattctagtgttgattattttttagccctctttattcttacttcgaataatccacgtgtgatttttggtgtaatcaaagtagttcgttctaatttctcacttgtctaaaaataatcaactagatttaatccacccctcggttgcattgcaggagttgtataaataaATATtatacattattattattattatatatgaTGCATGTAGCCCTGTGGCTAGTGTAGAGTACCAGAACATGCGCGGTGGACGTATTGTGCTGCAGGACATCAAGGTTTGTTACAAAAGTGTGACATAGGATACATGTGGCCCAGTGGCTAGCGTATTGCTGTGACTTGCCTCTGGTTTTGGATTTGACTCCTGTTTTGGGCTGGAAGAGGAGTTAAGAATATTACAAATAATATTTATGTGGCGCAAAATCTACTTTAAGTTATTACTACTTGGCCCCTTACAATACTGACAAAAACAAAGTTTATAGATCTTTTTTTCCCTATTGCCTTTATATTTCATTTGAATTTATGCAGGTGTTTGAAATGCCAGGGCTATCTCTTCTCAGTGTGTGTATCATGCGCCTAAACCGAGGTATGCACTTTAACTAAGCTTCTACCCTTTCTAGTGAAGATGTAAGCAGGGAGAGGTCAGAGTTGTGTACAGACACCAATATGGCATATATGGCTGCCCATGTTTAAAAAGTAATAACGATTTTGAGATGAATTCATTTCATAtatttgtatcataagtgtttgtcttcttaaaagactactgggtcgacgtactagtaaatgtaattgtttttgttgtcgatAACTTAAACGTTACAATAACCtgcaatttttgttgttgattgcgttgtttgtgtgtgtgcagaaaccTGAGACAGAGGAGTGGGGCAGCGGGCTGGAGGCCATGCAGGCCGCACTGATGCTGGAAAAGAGTATCAACCAGTCCCTGATGGATCTGCACACCTGTGCTGACAGCCACAAAGACGCTCAGGTAAAATGACAGATCTGTTTATATACATGATAGTGATAGgggaacaaaactgactgttttggataCACATTTGGTAGTTCTTTTCAACGACATGCATAACTTGTTGTGTTTTACTTTCAGctgttctgattttttgtcgatttaaAATTTTAATTATGACAAACACATTAGTCACCGATAAAAAGACGAACCTGGCATGATGTGGTACGCACACAAAAgaacaataaaagcaagagggTTGCAGTCGGGCAAGATGAGCAGAAATGCTAAAACAAGTACGGTAGACTGCCCatgttccaaaattcaaaaaatGCAAAACCTGACCATTGCATCTGTGTGCGTTGTTTCAGATGTGTGATTTCCTGGAGGGCAATTTCCTGAAGGAGCAGGTGGAGAGCATCAAGGAGATAAGCAACTTTGTCACCAACCTCAAGCGCGTCGGTCCCGGTCTAGGAGAGTACCAGTTTGACCGCGAGACTCTGCACGAGTCTCTGCAAGAGAACGCTTAGAAGTTAGATAGTGCCGATGATTGATAATGATTAGCCTTGCCAGACAGCTAATAatgcttttgagtcactctttTAAGTGTTATCATTTGTGTTTTGCCACTTTTGGTATCTTTATGTTCtcgatttttttttccttttgggTCGCTTTCTTTAATttcctgggttttttttcttcgttcagAGGGCTCGCAAAACTTTTGTTTgcccctgttctttttttctttctttttttttctcctttctttTTGAAGAGTTTTTGTCTACAAATATTTTCgtccttttttgtgtgaaaagttGATATTGTGTATTAATTGCACGTTTTGCTATCTCAGCCAGAGTTTTAGGATGGCAAGGGTGTACATCTCAAAAAGTCAGCATCAAGAGATATTTGCTATTTTTGTAGTAGAATTACTGTTTTGTATTCTAATTTATTATAGAATTTTGAAAGGCATGCAGAGCTGGAAATATGGTTGCTTATTTGCTCTGACATCCTAAATCAGATATATACAGTattgcttgtgtttgtttgaaGATATTTAGTATGATCATGACGCATTCATATCTCAGGGAAAATATTATTCTGAGTGAGGATTTTCAAGTATTTCAAATATTATGGATTTAGGTCAAGGCTGATCATAAAAAGTGTATGAGTTGTTATCGGTTTTTTTAGCTAGTACTTGCCAGAACCAGTACTTAACTTAGGTGGGTTTTCTTTATCATGACCAAGCAGCTCTTTTGAAGCTGAACTATGGGCTGGTGCTTTCACTTCCATTTTAACATTCCAAATTGAACTCTCATTAGTGAACCCaaagttttgttttcaaagcTAAAAAGTGAAAGGACACCATGTGTTTGTTGTAGGCCTAAAAGGACAATTCACAAGCTTTAATAATCGCTTCAGCGCACCTGCTCTTGAAATTAAGATCTGAAGTAGAGCTGAGCTATCAACAGAcgattttcagaaataactgtcaggttGTGAAAGATTGAATACCTTTGCATTTTCCTCGTACAAATAACTTCATACATGCTCCTGTCTACATCAGTTCATGTTTCCGGCACACAcctcactagtgattggcccctccaatgtttgtcccgagtaaaaagcaagggcattcactctttcacaacctatacaaacctGACACCAGAGtaatgggcggggatatagctcagttggtagcgcgctggatttgtattcagttggccgctgtcagcgtgagttcgatcccaggttcggcggaaatttatttcacagagtcaactttgtgtgcagactctcttcggtgtccgaacctccccccgtgtacactacattgggtgtgcacgttaaagatcccacgattgacaaaagggtctttcctggcaaaattgcttaggcacagttaataattgtctacctatacccgtgtgacttggaataataggccgtgaaaggtaaatatgcgctgaaatggctgcaatctactggccgtataaaatttcatctcacacggcatcactgcagagcgcctagaactgtacccacagaatatgcgcgatataagcctcattgattgattgattgattgattgattgaccagAGTAATTTTCAGAATTCGTCTATTCAGCCTGTTCTTTTTGGTCGGTCTTGTGTAATTTTCTAGATCTGTCTCGTGACGTGTTACATAGTTTCAGGTAATGCAGACTGGGTAATGATAAGCAGGTAGCGTATGTCAAGAAATTAGTTTGTAGAAGAAACTTTTAGCTCTTATTTTTACTCGGGTTGCATGGAACGATCAACATTCTACTGCAGTAACGCCTATTGAACGTGTATTTGTTATTGCTTTTTTTGCAAGCATTTTAGTGACAAACCCTAGTATGGAGTAGTAATCCTACATGTAGAAAGAGACGGACAGCCTGCATATCTCCAACATTTATTTTGATTGAATGTTCTTTTTTGGATACCGGTTTGATATCTTTCCTAAATTACTGTATTGCTTCTGATGTTGTATGGATACGATATTTGTATGCTTTGTTGTGcaatacacgtacacacaatgGTGCATAATTGTTAACATTCAGTAGCTTCTTTATTGTAACTGTTTTTGTAATTTTGGCAGATCACAGCACATTTATTTTTCTGGTTCAGAttaaatatatatgtgtatacagtgtttttgtgagtgtttgtgtgtgggaaatggtatgtgtgtgtgttacagtgtgtaTGTTACAGTGTATGTtacagtgtgagtgtgtgtgattctcACTCCCTTCTCTCTCAGGGGCTGGTTGAACAAAAGCTTGTTTGTATTGCTTagatgccacaaccctcgtagaATAAAATTTCATTTGGAAAGGAAAAATAACCAGACATTGAACGCAAACATTCAATGAAGGAGAAGGTCTTTATTTGCATGCTGCATAGTCATGAGGTATGAATATGCATTGTGGAATGGAACAAttgtaaaaatgtaacaaaacaTTCAAGATAAGGCTGTTTCATgagcacacacactgtctcatgggcacacacactgtttcatgagcacacacactgtctcatgggcacacacactgtctcatgggcacacacactgtctcatgggcacacacactgtctcatgggcacacacactgtctcatgggcacacacactgtctcatgggcacacacactgtctcatgggcacacacactgtctcatgggcacacacactgtctcatgggcacacacactgtctcatgggcacacacactgtctcatgggcacacacactgtctcatgggcacacacactgtctcatgggcacacacactgtctcatgggcacacacactgtctcatgggcacacacactgtctcatgggcacacacactgtctcatgggcacacacactgtctcatgggcacacacactgtctcatgggcacacacactgtctcatgggcacacacacactgtctcatgggcacacacactgtctcatgagcacacacactgtctcatgggcacacacactgtctcatGGGCAAGtgcgcaggcacacacactcaaatacGGTACATACATTATATggtttctttatttttaaaataaattacgTTCTGTACTTCAGTTGACATGCTGGAAGAACACTCATACCAGTATCTCCATTAAATAATCTGCAATATGGCAAGACTTGGTTAGGACGAATACACAGAAAAAGAAACTAGCCGTGTTGGCAGAGATCACCTGAGCTTGTTACTGTCGAGATAAAACTCGTGCATACATTTGTGTAAGAAATACTTAAACAACattcttttcattttctgtgtagAACAGTATATAGTCATAAGTTATGAGACAGTTTGTCCGATGCACTTTAATTAATTAAGTCTGACACTGATCATAATATGCTTCATTTGAACAGTAGCAAACATAAATGCAATAAAATACTCAGAGGCAAGCTACAAGATTTGTACAGTATTTCATGCTGACGTCGAGGGGAAAAACAACCGTACCATCCCACACGTACGTGCTCCACATAGCAAAACAAGATCAGATCAGCAGCATTTTCGTATGGTTTCAACAGACATGTATTAATTGTCTAAACAAGAGTAACAAAATTCTCAACAGGAAGGGCCTTCCTTACTTGAGCCCAAAGTTGACTTCATGAAGttatttaccgaaaactcagtgcttaaGGTCCATGCAGCaagcttcgcgtagtcgacgtcgcccaattaaggacaggcttaagttTGCAAAGTCGACTTTGCTAAATTCATATCAGGCTACAAGGATAACACTGTCTGAATGTATAAAATACTAAATGCAATATctataataataaaaatttgGAAGTAAGCCGAAATAGAAGGCacataatgtaaaaaaaaccaacactttagagtaaaacaagaagagcaaacgctcgatcgagtcactttcgcagttctgaatattatatgaggcatcagatggacaggaagaaattgctattcacaacacaatgagtcacgttcacataaaatttgagcccggtcacttttatagtttccgagaaaagcccaacgttaagttgtgtgttgccgaacagaaaaggctagttatctcccttgtttttctgataacgttcgtaaaaggctacagatgtaaatactttgatgtaaagaataatcctacaaagtttcaatcacatccgatgaactttgtcaaagatataaaatgtctaatttttcctttgacgctgacctgtgaccttgaaaaaggtcaaaggtcaacgaaaccatcgttaaagtgtagaggtcattggaggtcacgactaaacaaaatatgagcccgatcgctttgatagtttccgagaaaagtccaacgttaaggtggtgtctatggacggacggacggccggccggccggccggacggccggccggacagactaacactgaccgattacatagtcactttttctcaagtgactcaaaaaacagtCGGCAATTGGTGAATTGCAGGTTTCAACAATAATTATACAGATTTATATAACAATCTTTTAAATGCAACATATCTCCTTATTTGTTAAAATCAAAGCCTACTCGTCATTAAATGTGTTTTCTCAAATGTAtaatcaggcatgaaaattctccgtattttccgtattttccgtatttttgaaaaaaataaaccgtatttttttttaatttccgtatttttcctttttttttttttttattttattttattttttttttcctagtcacagttatagtaaaatagttttggggccatgtttgaatccaattttaaggctcagatagccccagattgcaccaaattgcacccttgaaaaaaaaaatttccgggggagcatgcccccggacccccctagaagtcttggcgcttcgcgcctgcgaaacttggcgctacgcgcctgcaaaacttggcgctacgcgccttcgaatttttttttcagtatttttttttttttcagttttcatgcctgataatacataacaacaagaagggcaaagcccacacgactcacatgctgaacagaccttgatctttctttcagaataattttacaataattttacaataaaactgagaaaaacaatatttattcAGTAAAGAAAATAATTACAGAAAACTTGGAACTTGAAGATATGTAACCTAACGTGAGTTAGTATGAAAatataatgtatttccctcacacatatgtagttttggaagagttattttcaatagttcaaggtcaaggtcacttcaaaatatatacatttcaactttgaaggacccttgcgaccttgaccttgaagcaaggtcaaccaaactggtgtccaaagatagggcttactttgccctgtatagcatacatagctaaggttgacATTCTCAATAACttcagaaacaagaggcgaagccttcaaggctcacgtaagaaatcgacaaacagtaacacaaactcaatcactccgtcacacacacacacacacacacacacacacacacacacacagtaagcataggtggcACTGACAGTgtcactgtgcaagaaagagagacactagatctagatctgtctgtctgcatgtagcctacttacagacacgactgccaactagtctcggcccgctcaaaataacaatgaccgagacattccttcgcgtgacgtctaaccctcttacgccataatgtgacgtcttcaaatgacgaaacgTTAAAGTttctacgcacgcacgcacagacagacagacaaagttacgatcgcatagacTACActttcgtgagccaaaaactgtgaaaatgtgaaaaacaatcgtttttaagacaacaattatggCCCCTGTGACCGtgaccttgaagtgaggtcaagttgccaaacatgtttctaaagatcttgtaaccatacactatcaggccacaattggtgttgatagacttaatagtgtccaagaaatatacaatgttaaaggtttcacagacggacgggggggacggacgcccggacgcccggaaggacaggcggacgatgtcggtgagtatatagactcacttttgtaagtataatgtatttccctcacacatatgtagatttggaagagttaccttccatagttcaaggtcatagttgaagcaaggtcaaccaaactggtgtccaaagatagggcttacattgccctgtatagcatacatagctaaggttgccattctcgataacttcagaagaaaatgtgaaaaatggtcgtttttaagacaacaattacggcccctgtgaccttgaacttgaagtgaggtcaagttgccgcacatgttttttgttaatacaccatcaggccacatcaggtgttgatagacttaatagtgtccaagacaatccaacgttaaagttttccggacggacggacgccgggacggacggacgactcgggtgagtacatagactcacttttgcttcgcatgtgagtcaaaaaacaaagATCGAGTGCGCAAATAGAAGTCTATCCCACACTGAAGAAAGAAACGGTTCAGAAGTAACACAACTATCTGAGGGTAGTGCATTGTATAAACATAGACATGTGTTAGCTTCACTGTTGTCCAAATCGCAAAGGGACGAGTCAAACCCCCTTTGGGACTTGTAAGCAGTTATGCTTACTGCATGCAGTTGCCGCTAACCAATACACAAATCTAATTATCCACattcatgtaaaaaaaaaagagttaaattGCTAATCAAATACACTCTTAAGATCAGTTGGACGGGTAAGAAAGCAGTGAATGAACTAAATCAAATACACTCTTAAGATCAGTTGGACGGGTAAGAAAGCAGTGAATGAACTAAGACTGGTCAATGGACCCCAGCAGTTTTTTTGACTTCATGTATAAAAGCAAAACAGATTCACACCATTGTACATGTTACTACTCACACACAAGAAACAATGCAATGACTACCGGCTGAGAAAACTACAAGGCTTCTTTGGCACAGAGGGGTGTAACATCTTCCTGGTCAGTTGCAGGCGGAGGACACGGGAAAGcggaagaacaagtcgcgtaaggcgaaattactacatttagtcaagctgtggaaatcacagaatgaaactgaacgcactgcattttttcacaatgaccgtagtccgccgctagtgcaaaaggcagtgaaagtgacgagactgtttagcgtggttgcgctgtgctgcatagcatgctttactgtacctctcttcgttttaactttctgagcgtgtttttaatccaaacatatcatatctatatgtttttggaatcaggaaccgacaaggaataagatgaaattgtttttaaaacgatttcggaaatttaattttaatcataacttttatatttgtaattttcagagcttgtttttaatccgaatataacatatttatatgtttttggaatcagaacatgatgaagaataaaataaaggtaattttggatcgttttataaaaaaataattttaattacaattttaagatttttaatgaccaaagtcattaattaatttttaagcctacatgctgaaatgcaataccgaagtccggccttcgtcgaagaatgcttggcaaaaatttcaatcaatttgattgaaaaatgaaggtgtgacagtgccgcctcaacttttacaaaaagccggatatgatgtcatcaaagatatttatcgaaaaaatgaaaaaaacgtctggggatatcatacccaggaactctcatgtaaaatttcataaagatcggtccagtagtttactctgaatcgctctacacacacacacgcacacacacacacacaccacgaccctcgtctcgattccccctctacgttaaaacatttagtcaaaacttgactaaatgtaaaaaggtagaGTAACATTGCCCACCACTCCTCCAAGGCACAACGCTGATCAAAATGACTGTAGTGTCATCTAGCCCTTGGAAGGAATGAAAGGCCCTGTTCCTTGTGACTGAGAAAACCAAGTAGTGGGAAGAAATCCTAGACCTTAGCAGCTCTAGCAGGTAAGGTACAAATTTCACCCCTTGAGCCAAAATCAAACAAGCCCTGGTCACTGAATGAGAGAACAGCAAGCAGGATACTGCAATGTTAAATGGCTCATACTATAGCACTTTCTTTGGCTTGGTCTGGAAATGCAGCAGCAAGTTCGTCATATTATTTAGTCTCTCATTATGTGTGAGCAGTGTGATATCATGATGATACATTTTTTATTGATGAATTGAGATTTATGGTCTCCAGTTGCTAAAACTGGGTGCGATTTCATCAAGATGAACTTAATTTAAGGTCCTCGGTGTCCTCATGATATCCTCATGTTAAATCCAAGGCTTCTATGGTTTCTTTGGGTTTCAGATTTGGCTAACCAGGCCTGCAAGTGGCGAGTAtcttactcgccatggcgagtacaaacatgtaactggcgagtagaaatgttcatctactcgccaaatgcaagTAAACTTGCTGAAACAGACTGTTGGTTTGgatagtaaagtttgctctctgactagtacattttcagaatcactagccaaaggctagtACACCATTTTTggggactttcagggctgctaAGGCACTGTGAAAAGAACAGCCGCTTGCTTCactttggactttcagggctgctaAGGCACTCTGTGAACAGAACAGTCACTTGCCTCACTTGGACGAGCGACAGTGATGCCTCCATGCTTGTTGAATGGCTTCGGCAGCTTCCCTGGCTTTGCGGATCTTCGCCACGCGTTCTCGCTCCGCCTGGATCCGCTCCATGTAGGTCATCTCTCGCTGCGGATCCTTGAGTGCCTGGATGCGAGGGGAGGTCATCCCCATGTCCGCAGTTATCCCCATGTCCCCGGGCCTGACCTCATCCTCGGTTTGCAGCTGGGTCAGACGCTCGACGAACGACACACTCTTTGCCGTCCTGGAGGAGGAGGTGGTTTCTGCACGCGATCAACAAGACGTATAATAGGTGAGAGTTTTTATAGTATTGGCATCTACGAACTgtatgtttagtgtgtgtgtgtgtgtgtgtgtgtgtgtgtgtgtgtgtgtgtgtgtgtgtgtgtgtgtgtgtgtgcgtgtgtgtgtgtgtgtgtgtgcgtgcgtgcgtgcgtgcatgagtgtgtgcgtgcgtgcatgagtgcgtgcgtgcgtgcatgcgcgcgtatgtgtgtgtgtgtatgcacgctgttgctattgtacatccCCGTGAGCTCTGATGAAACCTCCCTTTTGTAGATCCCCCAATATAAGACTTACTCCATGTTACGACCTTCCTTCtctagactttctgttcataacctgtgtaaattgacctccactTCCAggctccctccattttaagacctgattttctcagatttttgaaggtcctAGAAGTGGGGTTCCACAGTATTGTCGTTAGGAATAGCCAGGTGGCTGGTAGGTAGAGTTAGAAATAGCCAGGTGGCTGGTAGGTACAGAGTTAGAAATAGCCAGGTGGCTGGTAGGTACAGAGTTAGAAATAGCCAGGTGGCTGGTAGGTACAAAGTTAGAAATAGCCAGGTGGCTGGTAGGTACAAAGTTAGGAATAGCCAGGTGGCTGGTAGgtacaaagttaaaaatagccAGGTGGCTGGTAGGTACAGAGTTAGAAATAGCCAGGTGGCTGGTAGgtacaaagttaaaaatagccAGGTGGCTGGTAGGTACAGAGTTAGAAATAGCCAGGTGGCTGGTAGgtacaaagttaaaaatagccAGGTGGCTGGTAGGTACAGAGTTAGAAATAGCCAGGTGGCTGGTAGGTAGAGAGTTAAAAATAGCCAGGTGGCTGGTAGGTACAGAGTTAGAAATAGCCAGGTGGCTGGTAGGTAGAGTTAGAAATAGCCAGGTGGCTGGTAGGTAGAGTTAGAAATAGCCAGGTGGCTGGTAGGTACAGAGTTAGAAATTGCCAGGTGGCTGGTAGGTAGAGTTAGAAATAGCCAGGTGGCTGGTAGGTACAGAGTAAGAAATAGCCAGGTGGCTGGTAGGTACAGAGTTAGAAATAGCCAGGTGGCTGGTAGGTACAGAGTTAGGAATAGCCAGGTGGCTGGTAGGTACAGAGTTAGAAATAGCCAGGTGGTTGGTAGGTACAGAGTTAAAAATAACCAGGTGGCTGGTAGGTAGACAGTTAGAAATAGCCAGGTGGCTGGTAGGTAGAGTTAGAAATAGCCAGGTGGCTGGTAGGTACAGAGTTAGAAATAGCCAGGTGGCTGGTAGgtacaaagttaaaaatagccAGGTGGCTGGTAGGTACAGATGGAAATAGCCAGGTGGCTGGTAGGTAAAGTTAGAAATAACCAGGTGGCTGGTAGGTACAGAGTTAGAAATAGCCAGGTGGCTGGTAGGTACAGAGTTAGAAATAGCCAGGTGGCTGGTAGGTACAGAGTTAGGAATAGCCAGGTGGCTGGTAGGTACAGAGTTAGAAATAGCCAGGTGGCTGGTAGGTACAGAGTTAGAAATAGCCAGGTGGCTGGTAGGTACAGAGTTAGAAATAGCCAGGTGGCTGGTAGGTACAGAGTTAGAAATAGCCAGGTGGCTGGTAGGTACAGAGTTAGAAATAGCCAGGTGGCTGGTAGGTACAGAGTTAGAAATAGCCAGGTGGCTGGTAGGTACAGAGTTAGAAATAGCCAGGTGGCTGGTAGGTACAGAGGTAGAAATAGCCAGGTGGCTGGAAGGTACAGAGGTACTAGGGCTACATTATGTCCAAACCTCAAACTGCAAACCCTATGAGACTCAAACCTGAACATACCTTGCTGAAAGTTTTGAAACATTAACCTTTGCCTGttcgggttatcgactacacacggaagtcatcgtggggccgtgcggacccatgcttctcatttccttctttaagaaacatgggtccgcacggccccacgatgtttgtagtctaaatatgaccttttttaaaaattaattacttctcgctgaaattttaggacatgagctttttaggtgcctgaggcattcttaaaagctcattaaaaaattccaactagtttaagagatatttgcaattgaacaaccttctgggtccacacggacccatgaccaccggcgaaggttaagctACACCTGAGTCAAACGGAATATCCTTTTTTGAACTTAATCCCTAACCCAGAAAATGACACCCCTGTATGCACAAAGTAAAGGTTTTGCTGTGAAATACACTGAACACAAAGGAATTTCATTAATCTTAATTTCTACTTTTAGCAAAATGGGAGGAGTTTCACGAGGAAGGTCAAGTTTtcattttcggaaataactccggtttgtatgggttgtgaaagagtgagttccCTTGCCATTGTGCAGACAACA from Littorina saxatilis isolate snail1 linkage group LG7, US_GU_Lsax_2.0, whole genome shotgun sequence carries:
- the LOC138971802 gene encoding soma ferritin-like, which produces MSSASQSQVRQNFHEECEAGINRQINLEMYASYVYLSMAYYFDRDDKGLKGFHGFFKKQSHEERSHAEKLMEYQNMRGGRIVLQDVKKPETEEWGSGLEAMQAALMLEKSINQSLMDLHTCADSHKDAQMCDFLEGNFLKEQVESIKEISNFVTNLKRVGPGLGEYQFDRETLHESLQENA